The following are encoded in a window of Mannheimia varigena genomic DNA:
- the lpxD gene encoding UDP-3-O-(3-hydroxymyristoyl)glucosamine N-acyltransferase: protein MANFRLIDLAEHIGGTLRGNADLAIQSIAALDKANSSQITFISNAKYRENLAACNAGAIIVSPADVEFCREDQNLVIVANPYVAYALLAQYMDTTPKAATGIHPNAVISPEAKLGHNVSVGANAVIESGVELGDDAIIGAGCFVGKNSKIGARTQLWANVSVYHNVQIGSDCLIQSSAVIGSDGFGYANDKGQWIKIPQTGGVIIGNRVEIGSCTCIDRGALDPTVIEDNVIIDNLCQIAHNVHIGFGTAVAGGVIMAGSLKVGRFCQIGGASVINGHMEICDGAIITGMGMVMRPITEKGIYSSGIPLQTNKEWRKTAALVMNIDEMNKRLKSLEKRFND from the coding sequence ATGGCAAATTTCCGTTTAATTGATTTGGCGGAGCATATCGGCGGTACTCTTAGGGGTAACGCCGATTTGGCTATTCAAAGCATAGCTGCTTTAGATAAAGCCAATAGCTCGCAAATTACCTTTATCTCAAATGCAAAATATCGAGAAAATTTAGCCGCTTGTAATGCGGGGGCAATTATCGTCAGCCCTGCTGATGTGGAATTTTGCCGTGAAGATCAAAACTTAGTGATTGTGGCAAATCCTTATGTTGCCTACGCCTTGCTCGCGCAATATATGGATACCACCCCAAAAGCTGCCACAGGCATTCACCCGAATGCGGTAATTTCCCCTGAGGCAAAATTAGGTCATAATGTATCCGTTGGTGCAAACGCAGTGATTGAAAGTGGCGTTGAGCTAGGTGACGATGCCATAATCGGTGCTGGCTGCTTTGTCGGTAAAAATAGCAAAATCGGGGCAAGAACCCAACTTTGGGCAAATGTATCGGTTTACCACAACGTTCAAATCGGCTCTGATTGCTTAATTCAATCTTCCGCTGTGATTGGTAGCGATGGTTTTGGTTATGCCAACGACAAAGGTCAATGGATCAAAATACCGCAAACCGGTGGTGTGATTATCGGCAACCGTGTTGAAATCGGCTCTTGCACCTGTATCGACCGTGGGGCGTTAGATCCTACCGTGATCGAAGATAATGTAATTATCGACAACCTCTGCCAAATTGCTCATAATGTCCACATTGGCTTCGGCACAGCGGTAGCCGGCGGTGTAATTATGGCTGGTAGCTTAAAAGTCGGTCGATTCTGCCAAATTGGCGGGGCGAGTGTGATCAACGGTCATATGGAAATTTGTGACGGTGCAATCATTACCGGAATGGGAATGGTGATGCGACCTATCACGGAAAAAGGTATTTACTCATCAGGCATTCCGCTACAAACCAACAAAGAGTGGCGTAAAACAGCTGCATTAGTAATGAATATTGATGAAATGAACAAACGTTTAAAATCGTTAGAAAAGCGTTTTAACGATTAA
- a CDS encoding OmpH family outer membrane protein — protein sequence MKKLFKMTGLTIALATTTGMVTAADTIGFVDPTYVLQNHPVLLDATAKFDKFVKESQERFAAEEKKLSDDNKALTAERDKINADAQKLQNEQKTVEASIKKKVAALEKEAPRLRSKDIQARQNAIQKEADAFQKKVEAIQKREADFAKKAEAFQKRADEFQKKIEQANKENGGINPQEAQKQAVDEVNATIKEIAKSKGYTLVLQPQVALYAEDESKDITEVVLEAIVKKHPDIKIEKPAEAQPAVEKAPETKAEEAKQEEAKK from the coding sequence ATGAAAAAACTATTTAAAATGACAGGTTTAACTATTGCTTTAGCAACTACAACAGGTATGGTAACAGCAGCAGATACTATCGGTTTTGTTGATCCGACTTATGTGTTACAAAACCACCCTGTTTTATTAGATGCAACAGCAAAATTTGATAAGTTCGTAAAAGAAAGCCAAGAAAGATTTGCAGCTGAAGAAAAAAAATTATCAGATGATAACAAAGCACTCACTGCAGAAAGAGATAAAATCAACGCTGATGCTCAAAAGTTACAAAATGAACAAAAAACAGTAGAGGCGTCTATCAAGAAAAAAGTGGCTGCATTAGAGAAAGAAGCTCCACGCTTACGTTCAAAAGATATTCAAGCTCGACAAAATGCAATTCAAAAAGAAGCCGATGCTTTCCAAAAGAAAGTAGAAGCCATTCAAAAACGTGAGGCGGATTTTGCTAAAAAAGCAGAAGCATTCCAAAAACGTGCTGATGAATTCCAGAAAAAAATTGAGCAAGCCAATAAAGAAAATGGCGGTATTAATCCTCAAGAAGCTCAAAAACAAGCAGTAGATGAGGTTAATGCAACTATTAAAGAAATTGCAAAATCAAAGGGTTATACTTTAGTTCTTCAACCTCAAGTTGCACTTTATGCGGAAGATGAAAGCAAAGATATCACTGAAGTAGTACTTGAAGCTATTGTGAAAAAACACCCTGATATCAAAATAGAAAAGCCAGCAGAAGCTCAACCTGCCGTAGAAAAAGCACCAGAAACTAAAGCTGAAGAAGCTAAACAAGAAGAAGCGAAAAAATAA
- the bamA gene encoding outer membrane protein assembly factor BamA, which yields MKKLLLSSLLIANGVVAAPFVVKDIRVEGVQPTTGAAIISSIPVRVGQTATDTDVSNVVRHLFSQQRFADVRATREGNTLVIKVAEKPIIGKLEIEGNKAIPKDALEQNLKANLINQGEIFNAEKLEAFKESLIEHYHSTGRYLAKIDTIVTNNAEGGVNVKLVIDEGDVAKAKAIKFEGNNAFSDKKLLENLDIQPDVSWWNIFESSKFEQTTYQKDLETLRDFYLNRGYAKFAIEDTDVQFNDDKTEVNLTYKLNEGSQYNISEMRIIGNTANMDDKLNPLLKDFKAGQTFRKSDLTQIEEEIKNILGDAGYGSAKVDIYPQFNDADNSVKISFVVDAGRRIYVRKIRFEGNDVTADSTLRREMRQQEGAWLSTNKASLGKARLERTGFYESVDMSMQNVENTTDQVDVVYKIRERNTGSINFGIGYGTESGISYQAGIKQDNFLGMGSTISLNGTRNDYGTSINLGYTEPYFTKDGVSLGGNVFYEDYDNSKNDNVASYKRQTYGINGTLGFPVNENNSYYLGLGYTHDKIKNASREYTREKYVKSMNFEFDPNSSYYDKIKADDFDFSLGWNYNSLNRGYFPTEGTTANIGGKITIPGSDNKYYRVSADFRNYFPLNREHKWVISTKASVAYTNGFGGKEVPFYQLYTAGGIGTLRGFSYGAIGPQAIYYNTKSGKFDNVNNDIIGGNALAAASLELITPTPFVSEKYQHNVRTSIFVDAATAWNTKWKQAEYPTLPNHGDFKRFRASAGVAFQWMSPIGPLSFSYAKPIRKYDKDEIEQFQFNIGSSF from the coding sequence ATGAAAAAATTATTACTTTCTTCTCTTTTAATTGCAAATGGTGTGGTTGCAGCACCTTTCGTTGTTAAAGATATTCGTGTTGAAGGCGTACAACCAACAACAGGGGCTGCTATTATCTCATCTATTCCTGTCAGAGTAGGTCAAACCGCAACAGATACTGATGTTTCCAATGTAGTACGTCATTTATTCAGTCAGCAACGTTTTGCAGATGTGCGTGCAACACGAGAAGGCAATACCCTTGTTATTAAAGTCGCAGAAAAACCGATCATCGGTAAATTAGAAATTGAAGGCAATAAAGCAATCCCCAAAGATGCTTTAGAACAAAATTTAAAAGCAAACTTAATTAATCAAGGTGAAATTTTCAACGCAGAAAAATTAGAGGCTTTCAAAGAGAGTCTTATTGAACATTATCACTCTACCGGCCGCTATTTAGCTAAAATAGATACTATTGTAACGAATAATGCCGAAGGTGGCGTGAATGTTAAATTAGTGATTGATGAAGGCGATGTAGCAAAAGCAAAAGCCATTAAATTTGAAGGTAATAACGCATTTTCTGATAAAAAATTATTAGAAAATTTAGATATTCAGCCAGATGTTTCTTGGTGGAATATTTTTGAAAGTAGCAAATTTGAACAAACAACTTACCAAAAAGATTTAGAAACATTAAGAGATTTTTATTTAAATCGTGGTTATGCCAAGTTTGCGATTGAAGATACCGATGTACAGTTTAATGATGATAAAACTGAAGTAAATCTTACTTACAAATTAAATGAAGGCTCGCAGTATAATATTAGTGAAATGCGTATCATCGGTAATACTGCAAATATGGACGATAAATTAAATCCACTATTAAAGGATTTTAAAGCGGGTCAGACCTTCCGTAAATCAGATCTCACACAAATTGAAGAAGAAATTAAAAATATCTTAGGCGATGCTGGTTATGGCTCTGCTAAAGTAGATATTTATCCTCAATTTAACGATGCAGATAATAGCGTAAAAATCAGCTTTGTTGTTGATGCAGGTCGTCGCATTTATGTGCGTAAAATTCGCTTCGAAGGCAATGATGTTACCGCAGACTCCACTCTACGCCGTGAAATGCGCCAGCAAGAAGGTGCGTGGTTATCAACCAATAAGGCATCACTAGGTAAAGCTCGTTTAGAAAGAACCGGTTTCTATGAAAGCGTTGATATGTCAATGCAAAACGTAGAAAATACAACAGATCAAGTTGATGTCGTTTATAAAATTAGAGAACGAAATACAGGTAGCATTAACTTTGGTATCGGTTACGGTACGGAAAGTGGTATTAGTTACCAAGCAGGTATTAAACAAGACAACTTCTTGGGTATGGGATCAACTATCAGTTTAAACGGTACTCGTAATGACTATGGTACAAGCATTAACTTAGGTTATACCGAGCCATACTTTACCAAAGATGGAGTCAGTTTAGGTGGCAACGTATTCTACGAAGATTACGATAACTCGAAAAATGATAACGTCGCATCATACAAACGTCAAACTTACGGTATTAACGGCACACTTGGTTTCCCAGTGAATGAAAATAACTCATACTACTTAGGTTTGGGATATACACACGATAAAATTAAAAATGCATCTCGTGAATATACTCGTGAAAAATATGTGAAATCAATGAACTTTGAGTTTGATCCGAACTCGAGTTACTATGACAAAATCAAAGCAGATGATTTCGATTTCTCTCTTGGTTGGAACTATAACAGCTTAAATAGAGGCTATTTCCCAACAGAAGGAACTACTGCAAATATTGGTGGTAAAATTACTATTCCGGGTTCTGATAATAAATATTATCGTGTAAGTGCCGATTTTAGAAACTACTTCCCATTAAACCGTGAACATAAATGGGTCATCTCAACTAAAGCGAGCGTGGCTTATACCAACGGTTTTGGTGGAAAAGAAGTTCCGTTCTATCAACTTTACACCGCTGGTGGTATTGGTACATTAAGAGGCTTCTCTTACGGTGCAATCGGGCCTCAAGCCATTTACTATAATACTAAATCTGGCAAATTTGATAATGTAAATAATGACATTATTGGTGGTAATGCTTTAGCCGCTGCAAGTTTAGAACTAATTACGCCAACACCATTTGTGAGCGAAAAATACCAACACAATGTAAGAACCTCTATCTTTGTTGATGCCGCAACAGCTTGGAATACGAAATGGAAACAAGCGGAATACCCAACATTACCTAATCACGGTGATTTCAAACGTTTCCGTGCTTCGGCAGGTGTTGCATTCCAATGGATGTCACCAATTGGGCCATTGTCATTCTCTTATGCAAAACCAATTCGTAAGTATGATAAGGATGAAATTGAGCAATTCCAATTTAATATCGGCAGCTCATTCTAA
- the rseP gene encoding RIP metalloprotease RseP: MTSTIAFFVLICVLVFVHEYGHFWAARKCGVKVTRFSIGFGKVLFRKTDKHGTEFAFSLIPLGGYVQMWNGEQGVDARPEQSLATKSVLQRAFIIFAGPAANFIFAILAYWAVFVSGIPTIKPVIGEVLPNTIAAQAQLPTELEITKIRNQNIQDWESASLALVGAIGNKNVQVEGRLIDSQIIQRYELDLSDWNIDSTKENPLTVLGIRPKSTKVMPEIKQIVENSPAEKVGLTSGDRILKVNQQPFDWATLVESVQTGNLIELQIEQKGQIKTLSIQPEKQNNRYIIGIVPTYERLAEKYRTELKYDILTAFYKSIEKVWSLIQTILQFIGNLITGDLSIKNLGGPISMAKGAGATAEIGLIYYLSFMALISVNLGVMNLFPILPLDGGQLILLATEAIRGKALSEKIQIIFQQVGIAFVLGLMVFAFINDIIHF; the protein is encoded by the coding sequence ATGACTTCAACTATTGCCTTTTTTGTTCTAATCTGCGTACTGGTATTCGTACACGAATACGGGCATTTCTGGGCTGCACGCAAGTGTGGTGTAAAAGTAACTCGTTTTTCTATTGGTTTTGGTAAAGTGTTATTTAGAAAAACTGATAAGCACGGCACAGAATTTGCTTTCTCATTAATTCCACTCGGTGGCTATGTACAAATGTGGAATGGCGAGCAAGGCGTTGATGCCAGACCAGAACAATCATTAGCGACGAAGTCTGTTTTACAGCGTGCTTTTATTATTTTTGCAGGTCCTGCCGCAAACTTTATTTTTGCAATATTGGCTTACTGGGCGGTATTTGTTTCAGGAATTCCAACCATTAAACCTGTGATTGGTGAGGTATTACCTAACACAATTGCAGCACAAGCTCAATTACCTACTGAATTAGAAATTACAAAAATTCGTAATCAAAATATTCAAGATTGGGAAAGTGCATCTTTAGCGTTAGTGGGGGCAATTGGGAATAAAAATGTTCAAGTAGAAGGTCGATTAATTGATAGCCAAATCATCCAACGTTATGAGCTAGATCTTTCTGACTGGAATATTGATAGCACTAAAGAAAATCCATTAACGGTATTAGGTATTCGTCCTAAGAGTACGAAAGTAATGCCTGAAATCAAACAAATTGTTGAAAATTCACCTGCTGAAAAAGTGGGATTAACTTCAGGCGATAGAATTCTCAAGGTTAATCAACAGCCTTTTGATTGGGCTACCCTTGTGGAAAGTGTTCAAACAGGCAATTTAATTGAACTTCAAATTGAACAAAAAGGACAAATTAAGACACTAAGCATTCAGCCTGAGAAGCAAAACAATCGCTATATTATCGGCATTGTGCCGACATACGAAAGACTTGCAGAGAAATATCGCACCGAATTAAAATATGATATTCTTACTGCATTTTATAAAAGTATTGAAAAAGTATGGTCTTTAATTCAGACCATACTACAATTTATTGGTAATCTCATTACCGGTGATTTATCAATTAAAAATTTAGGTGGTCCCATATCAATGGCAAAAGGAGCTGGGGCAACGGCTGAAATTGGCTTGATTTATTACTTGAGTTTTATGGCATTAATTAGTGTCAATTTGGGGGTAATGAACCTGTTCCCAATTTTACCATTAGATGGCGGACAACTGATTTTATTAGCAACTGAAGCCATTCGAGGCAAAGCATTATCCGAAAAAATACAAATTATATTCCAACAAGTTGGTATTGCATTTGTATTAGGTTTAATGGTTTTTGCCTTTATTAATGACATTATTCATTTTTAA
- a CDS encoding phosphatidate cytidylyltransferase has translation MLKERILSAIIMIIAVLAAIFWLSPLPLTIALSAIIVAAMWEWAQFAGFKRPVPRAIVAMVTICLLLFAIVANTDYIRATRFITDETTPILFIGCIWWLIALVLVVTYPNSAKLWEKSVVAKFLFGFATLIPFLIGVLALRFHNYHIDPYQGTYLFLYVCLLVWGADSGAYFFGRAFGKRKLAPKVSPGKSWEGVFGGLLTSGVIAFAFLQLTPTNVFGRELDTTPFIVVSIATVAISVLGDLVESMFKRQAGIKDSSNLIPGHGGILDRIDSLTAAIPFFATFFFFVL, from the coding sequence ATGCTTAAAGAACGTATACTTTCAGCAATTATTATGATTATTGCCGTATTGGCAGCTATTTTCTGGCTTTCGCCATTACCATTAACCATCGCATTATCAGCAATTATTGTCGCAGCAATGTGGGAATGGGCTCAATTTGCAGGCTTTAAACGCCCTGTACCTCGTGCGATTGTGGCAATGGTCACTATCTGTTTATTGCTTTTTGCAATCGTTGCCAATACCGATTATATTCGTGCAACACGTTTCATTACTGATGAAACCACGCCTATTCTCTTTATTGGCTGCATTTGGTGGCTGATTGCTCTTGTATTAGTAGTTACTTATCCAAATTCTGCCAAACTATGGGAAAAATCAGTTGTAGCTAAATTCTTATTTGGTTTTGCAACCTTAATTCCATTTTTAATTGGTGTATTAGCGTTACGTTTCCATAATTATCATATTGACCCGTATCAAGGTACTTATTTATTCCTCTATGTTTGCTTATTAGTTTGGGGGGCAGACTCAGGTGCCTATTTCTTTGGCAGAGCCTTTGGTAAAAGAAAACTTGCACCAAAAGTTTCTCCGGGTAAATCATGGGAAGGTGTTTTTGGTGGGTTATTAACGTCCGGAGTAATTGCTTTTGCCTTCTTACAACTTACGCCAACAAATGTATTCGGCAGAGAATTAGACACTACACCATTTATTGTGGTTTCTATTGCAACGGTAGCGATTTCAGTACTAGGCGATTTAGTTGAAAGTATGTTCAAACGCCAAGCTGGTATTAAAGATAGCAGTAATCTTATTCCAGGGCACGGCGGTATTTTAGATCGTATTGATAGCTTAACAGCGGCGATTCCGTTTTTCGCAACCTTCTTCTTTTTTGTACTATAA
- the uppS gene encoding polyprenyl diphosphate synthase, whose amino-acid sequence MPKHVAIIMDGNGRWAKQKGKLRIFGHQNGVKAVRSAVSFAAKNQIKVLTLYAFSSENWSRPETEVSALMTLFMKALDSEVKKLHKNNIRLNIIGDKSAFSESLQKRIAESVKLTENNTGLILNIAANYGGYWDIVQATQKLALQVKENQLDIAQITPELFQQYLVTETQPQVDLLIRTSGEQRISNFLLWQIAYAELFFSPVLWPDFNDKAFSEAIVAYQQRERRFGGC is encoded by the coding sequence ATGCCCAAACATGTTGCTATTATTATGGACGGCAATGGCCGTTGGGCTAAGCAGAAAGGAAAATTGCGCATTTTCGGGCATCAAAACGGCGTGAAAGCGGTTCGTTCTGCGGTAAGTTTTGCAGCTAAAAATCAAATTAAAGTATTAACACTTTATGCTTTTAGTAGTGAGAATTGGAGCAGACCGGAAACTGAAGTATCCGCTTTAATGACACTTTTTATGAAAGCCTTAGACTCTGAAGTCAAAAAACTACATAAAAATAATATCCGCTTGAATATTATTGGCGATAAATCTGCCTTTAGTGAAAGCTTACAAAAACGTATTGCAGAATCAGTAAAATTAACGGAGAACAATACAGGACTAATTTTAAATATTGCGGCAAATTACGGTGGCTATTGGGATATTGTGCAAGCCACTCAAAAATTAGCATTACAAGTAAAAGAAAATCAGCTTGACATTGCACAAATTACCCCTGAGTTATTTCAGCAATATTTAGTCACAGAAACACAACCGCAGGTGGATTTACTCATTAGAACAAGTGGCGAGCAGAGAATTAGCAACTTTTTATTATGGCAAATTGCCTATGCAGAGCTTTTTTTCAGCCCTGTGTTATGGCCGGATTTCAACGATAAAGCTTTCAGCGAAGCGATCGTAGCCTACCAACAGCGTGAACGCCGATTTGGTGGCTGTTAA